In the genome of Enterococcus sp. DIV2402, the window GAAGTTGTAGATACTCAAATGTACGGTTTGTCAAGACAAGTCACATACGCTATTCGCTTGGGAATTGTATCGAATGAAATAGGTCAACAATTATTAAGTGATTTAGAAAAAGATTTGAATCAACTATACAATGAAGTATATGAGGAAACCAGAGCAAATGAAATAGGCAAGGAGGTTTAGAACTTGCCTAAAGAGATAAAAAAACGGCATCTGTTAGACTTAGGCATCCTAATCCCATATCTTATTTTAAGCGTTGTTGGATTAATGATGGTTTACAGTACAACAACCTATGTTATGTTAGAAAGTGGGCAGAATACAACCCGTCAAGCATTGTTACAATTTGCTTTTTGGTTGTTAAGTT includes:
- a CDS encoding YlaN family protein, which gives rise to MESISPELALELLVQEADRIRMLIRNQKNSLCISQCKAFEEVVDTQMYGLSRQVTYAIRLGIVSNEIGQQLLSDLEKDLNQLYNEVYEETRANEIGKEV